A DNA window from Streptomyces sp. 71268 contains the following coding sequences:
- a CDS encoding PPOX class F420-dependent oxidoreductase, producing the protein MTATSYDPRTLLAESRLGVLATIKSDGRPQLSPVMPFYDREAEVLYVSMTEGRAKTANLRRDPRAALEVTGPDGFAWATAEGTVTLVGPGSDPHGVEVEALVDYYRRAAGEHPNWEEYRSVMVSDRRVLMRMAVERVYGEKIR; encoded by the coding sequence CGCTGCTCGCCGAAAGCCGGCTCGGTGTCCTCGCGACCATCAAGTCGGACGGCCGCCCGCAGCTCTCGCCCGTGATGCCCTTCTACGACCGGGAGGCCGAGGTCCTCTACGTCTCGATGACCGAGGGCCGGGCCAAGACGGCCAACCTGCGACGTGACCCGCGCGCGGCCCTGGAGGTCACCGGCCCCGACGGGTTCGCGTGGGCCACCGCCGAGGGCACCGTGACGCTGGTCGGGCCGGGCAGCGACCCGCACGGCGTCGAGGTCGAGGCGCTGGTGGACTACTACCGCCGCGCGGCCGGGGAGCATCCGAACTGGGAGGAGTACCGATCGGTGATGGTCTCCGACCGCAGGGTGCTGATGAGGATGGCGGTCGAGCGCGTCTACGGCGAGAAGATCCGCTGA